A portion of the Corallincola holothuriorum genome contains these proteins:
- a CDS encoding DNA-3-methyladenine glycosylase I encodes MAIEVFDRIYQRAAERKGGERALEFLLSTPLNANELCQIPDHRYLSTMTKVIFQSGFVWRVIENKWPAFEEAFFGFEPEKMVMLGDAHIDRLLQDARIVRNGQKIATVPKNAQMILDVSKQHGSFAQFIADWPGTDITGLWLWLKKHGARLGGNSSAYLLRRMGKDTFVLSKDVVAHLIGAGVVDKAPSSQRDLKATQTAFNHWAEQSGRSLTEISQVIAYSVGDNRVQAE; translated from the coding sequence ATGGCTATTGAAGTTTTCGATCGTATCTATCAACGTGCCGCCGAGCGTAAAGGCGGTGAACGCGCCTTGGAATTTCTCCTTAGCACGCCATTAAACGCTAATGAGCTGTGCCAGATCCCTGATCATCGCTATCTGTCGACGATGACCAAAGTGATCTTTCAAAGTGGTTTTGTTTGGCGGGTGATCGAGAACAAATGGCCAGCATTTGAAGAGGCTTTCTTTGGCTTTGAACCAGAAAAAATGGTGATGCTAGGTGATGCTCATATCGACCGCTTGCTGCAAGACGCCCGCATTGTGCGAAATGGCCAAAAAATAGCGACTGTGCCGAAAAATGCCCAGATGATCCTCGATGTCAGCAAACAACATGGCAGTTTTGCTCAATTCATTGCTGATTGGCCCGGAACAGATATCACCGGTTTATGGCTCTGGCTGAAAAAGCATGGTGCCCGACTTGGCGGCAACAGTAGCGCCTACCTATTGCGGCGCATGGGCAAAGACACCTTTGTATTGAGTAAAGATGTGGTCGCCCATCTGATTGGCGCAGGCGTGGTTGATAAGGCCCCCTCTAGTCAACGAGACTTAAAAGCCACGCAGACGGCATTTAATCATTGGGCTGAGCAATCTGGACGCTCTCTGACCGAAATAAGCCAGGTCATTGCCTACAGTGTTGGCGATAACCGAGTACAGGCTGAGTAA